The genomic stretch taaacgTAGGATCATGGACGATGCTTTTCAAGGAACAGACAAGgataatcaattataattatttgtataatgaaggataataaaaggtgctttttttttctccctaacTTAAAATGAACGTTTCACTCGTACGTGACGTTCGTTTGTGCGCGAATATCtctaaaaatgtattaacgcaatttcaaatatttcaattagttTTTGGCGTTTTTAGGAACACGATACTTTGATTGGTCGGTCGTATCgaatgttttcctttttttccctcttgtCCTTGACCAGAATCTAGAAagattattttgatttatgtGATATACAAGCAAATGATGTTATCTGcgattagtaatagtaattcaGAAAAGCCGATTGGTTGggattttgtttcctttttcctctctgttttctttttctttttttttttcttccgaaAAACCTACGGTAATTTTGTCCTccatattgtaaaaatattatccctAAATCTAGTTACCATGGACTGCCATGATAAATTACTATGTATCAGTCGAATGTACATAAGGAGGTTTCCAAGATTTGGTGATGATTTCGAGTGTTTTTCTTGAAAGGAGATGATGGGAGCGATGTGTCAACGTAGAAAATGAGCGAAAGGAAATTCACACGCGGCCTGGGAAAGCCGGGTATGGCCGCACAATTACGTGAAACGGTTTCTCAGGTCGTACGCGAAAGTACCGTACAGGTAGGGGCTAACTGACGTTCTTGAACCGATACTTGCGCGCCCGATCACGCCTATCTATTTTCAGATATCCTACGATTTTCAACAATTATGCAATAATTCCTAAATTTAAGATTTTCTTGTCTTCTACCGTTATATCCTCTATGTCGatggaatttatttaaaaagatttaaagcGTTGATAATTGCattcttctattatttatttaatcttgaTTGCACTTGACAACATAACCGATCGATCGTTTCTATTATCTGTAAGAGAAAAActaatttttaatctataaaGCGTATGGGTATCTGAATCAGGCCAGATAACGCGTTTAGTTCTAAACAATGTGAATACATCGATTACaaacaaaagagaagattCTTAAGagataatttgattttaaacGCTTTTATGTACTATTCATTTCTTCGTTCAATCTATCAATTATAtctatctcatttttatttcagagTAAACCACATTTAGTCGACCCAATAGATTTTGAGAGCTTCGTgctaaagaataaaacattaTTGCAGAATGATCCGCAAAGAGAATTATTGCTTTATCCGCCGGACGATGTTTCTGTGAGTTTCTTAACTCTTTGTTAACTCTTATCTTCGTTCGTTATCTGAATCCTACATCCTTTATGtagagagataataaatagcgataattggAAATTTTTAACCTCGACTTTTCTTccaaatatcattatattttatatttattttaacaaacaTTATAACAAACAGTTTCAtacagtattatatatatattttttcatctttaaattaacttatttttttatgcagCAAGTTGTCCTACCGAGGCGTTATCGCGCTATCGTGCCTACAGCACAATATATTTCGGATAATGACGAGGAAGGCGGAAGTCTCCTGACCAAAGAATGTTTACGAAGTTACACCTCCAATTGGAATTTGATACATTACAAATATTCTGCCTACAACGGAAGTTATCTCGATTTACCCAAGTATGTCTTCAATGCGATCTATCAAAGATTATAAACTTTTCACTTTTCAAGagttacatatacgtatacacgtgTATACGCATGTACTACATGTACATCTATACACACACGTTTGTATTTTATAGAATAACAAAAGCGGATGACCTCAAGGATGAAGTATATGAAATTGATACGGAAGTGGATCAAGTCGACGAGGTAATTACTGGGAGAACGATGAAAACGTTTTATCTTATGAGACATTTTAAGGAACATCCTTTTTTAGgatttaatcaaaaataatgGGATTACGAAGGAGGGTTACTTAATGAAAGGACCTGAAATTGGAAGCTCCGATCGTATGTTTGCTCATATCGGCTcaaaatcttttaaaagacGTTTTTGCCATTTAAGACAGGAGGTCGATGGCACATACATTTtggaatttttcaaagatgAGAAAAAGGGCGAAGCTAAGTTGGCAATAGTAATGGACTTTTGTACAGAAGTTGTTAGAAATCCAAAACGTGGAAGGTATTGTTTTGAATTAAGAATGACAGGAACTCACAAGTCTTATACATTAGCGGCCGATAATGAAACAGATATGCAAGATTGGTTATCAAAGTTGAATTCTGTATTGCAACATTACAAGCAACAAGAGGAGAAACGTGCTGCATCTTTAGAAAGAACATGTAacactcctcctccttcccctcAACCAATGCAGGTAATCATTTGGACTATAAAAATCTAAATGCTCTAGTTGTTTTACTCGCATGAGAATGGACTTTTATCCATACGTATGTCGtgcgtataaaaatatttaccgtGTCGTTATTACTACATGAACATACGTCTACAGGTATATGGAACGTTGAAAGGTTTGGAACAGAGTATGAATccacaattaattaaatactcCAGGGAAACTGACACAAGTATAGCATTAGCCAGACGGGAATATAGAAAACCTTTGTTTAGTCTATATTCCAACATGTCACGTGTAAAAGCACCTACAGGAGGAAATTCTACTGAACATAATATTGATCCGTATAAGGAGCAATTTGGgcatagaatttttattaagtgTGAAACTCTTAAGTTTAGACTGCAAGCTCCAATTGATGAGAAAGAAACTCTTTGCCAAGTTGAACCGTATCAAACAACTTTATGTCTTTTTGATGCAAAGCACGGCAGGAAACTCacggaaaatttttatttcgacgtTAACCATGAAATTGTGCAAGGGATGATAAAGGAATTAAGTCCTACTAGCATTATGACAGaatctaatgaaaatataagtcTACCTGAAGAATTGAAAACTGTACCATTGGATTGGATAAAACATCCAAAGCAGGTATTTACTTCAACAGCTGCCTTTTTAGCCTATTTAATATGCGcgctaatttatatatatataagttaattatatacatatatatatatatatatatatatatatgtatatatatgtatatatatttatttatttgttctattTCCTTCTAGGCTATATTTCACGTTAGTAACCCCCATCCTGATATATTTCTTGTGGTAAGAATAGATAAGATATTACAAGGGAATATATGTCAAACTTCTGAACCATATGTAAGAACGACTAAAGATCCAAGATTAGGATTAAAAGTACACAAACAAGTTAGAGCATGTTGCCAAAGgtatttttttgattattatctcattatcttaaatatatagtttataacTATTTAATGCTTATTTTTTAGATTAGGAAATTATAGAATGCCATTTGCTTGGGCTGCCAGACCTTTATTTAGACTGTATAGTAACGAGTTGGATACTTCTCCAGACTTTCCAGCGATATATAGGCAGGAAGggaataaaatcaaagatgAAGAGTTATTAAAATTGCTTTCAGAGTATAGAAAGTAAGTATATACGTTCGTcatatagattttcttttcttattcttttttgtttttgcagACCTGAAAAACTTAGCAAATTAACCGTTATACCTGGAtggttgaaaataaaaattgaaccCATCATTGAGATACCAGAAAGTATGCCTTTTTTCGTATAAgtataatacacacacacggaCACACATTCAAATGTGCCGTTTAAATTTAACGTTTCTATATTTTCAGATACATTGTCGACATCTTTGACTCCCTTGAAACCATTTCCCATTCCACCTGTAAACGATCCAACTCTTGAAATTGCAGAATTTGAAAGTACATCTGAAAAAGATGTTCATCCCTATACTACATATGTCAATCATCTTTATGTTTATCCACAAACTTTATCTTTCGATACTCAAAAGATATTTACAAGAGCTAGAAATATTGCGTGTATCATTGAATTACGAGATGATGATGGAGAAAATGTGGAACCTTTAAGAGTATATACAACACAAgcttattactttttcttctttctttttctttttgtctatattatttatttatacatttctctATAGcttctatatatttctcatttttcctttatatatatatatatatatatatatatatatatatatatatatatatatatatatatatatatatgtacgtatagtGCATCTATGGCCGTCCAGGTACACCATTGTTGTGTGTACGAGCGTCTTGCGCAGTGTTACATCATAATGCTATTCCATCTTGGTACGAAGAAATTAAGATAAGATTACCAACAAAACTTCATTCAAAACATCACTtgctcttttcattttatcatataagCTGTgatatgaataagaaaaaggaaaatgggaTTGAAAATTGCGTTGGTTATGCTTGGGCTCCATTGTTATATAAAGGAAGGTAAGGATACAATTTTGTATATACGTCTgctctataataaaaaatacctaATTCTAAAACCTATGTAATCTATGCAGACTCAATGTAGATATGGATGCAAATGTTCAAGTTCTACCTGTTGCAACGCATTTACCACAAGGATATCTTTCTATTCAACCCCTTGGTCTAGGGAAAGGGGTAAGAGTAAGatcaaattattgattttaactTCTAATACTTGTTATGTTTCAAGATGTGGCTTTCATTTGCAATTCgctttatcataattatacaaataattacgaaaatctTGCATTATATGGAGGTTTAAATTCTATAGAAAAGTCATAGtagatgaaattttattacatttaacaaTGGAATATCATGATTTGTGGAAGAAAgccttatcttattattagcaGTGCTTGCAAAGTGCACAGAGGTTTTGAATACAAGCATGGCCATTGTGTGTTTTGACTATTTCATCATTTTAATCAGTCATCCGATAAGTGagtcaatattttaataaagattatatacctgatgtgcgcgcgcgcacacgcacgcgcacacgcacgcacacacgcgcgcacacacacacacacacacacacgcgcgcgcacacacacacacatcacaTCAATTTTTGATCACTTTAATGGACTATCACTGCATTCCAAATTGCATGAAACTAATTGTGTGTTAagtataaataacaaatttattaattgcttgctgttttatctttttacgaAAATACAAATCTCacgaatattttctatgtggttaaataaatattgatttatttaatttcagaATGCTGGCCCAGACATTACATGGATTGATTCACAAAGACCAATATTTACAGTAGCTTTTCAGTTAATATCAACGGTATTTACTCGCGATCCTCATTTATACAATCTCTTTGCTCATGCCGAACGAATTCTGGATACTAGGCCATCTGTAATGCCTTCGGATACAGAAACgtgtaaaatattgaaagcAGCGCATGCAATACAGTTGGTCACAGctattacttttcttcctactatattaaatcaattgtTCACATTATTGACGTATAATATAGGCGAAGAAGTAGGATTGTATATTATTAGGGTACTAATACACATTATAAACATGATACACGAAGCTGGTCGAAAAGAAATACTTCAGGCTTATATCAAGGTAAAAAAGTAAACTAATCTTGATTCCACAAATTTAGCATTTCATGCGtgttttatacacacacacacacacacacacacacacacacacatatgtatatatttatatataaaatgttttctatAGTTTGTCTTTCTGTCGCCATCACAAGCAACCTGCAATATGACCGTTCATGAACAATTAGGGAAATATCTGCCAATATTATTACAACCAAACAATACGGATTTCTTGGTAATTAACAAATTCATGCGTCATTCTAATTTCTTCTTTGAGATAATGATTAAAAGTATGGCACAATATCTACTTACTACTGGTAGAATAAAAGTAAGTTAATAATTTGATGTGCACTTGACAGTAAGtaagtatatacaatatttagaTCGTTGTGAAAATTAATGTTAACGTTTGCAAACATTTTTTCAGATGCAtagaaatgaaagattttCGAAAGAGTATCATGAACGCATTAAGCATCTATTAGATGTAATTATgccatatataataaataagtacaaaGAAATGCCGGTTGAAACGcacgaattaaataaaagccTTGCTCAATTGTTAAAGGTACTTtaaacattgtttaaatagaaactttaaataatgataataattgtaaatcgacaatatattatgtatttatttaatagcATTGCCTCACGTTCATGGATCGTGGTTTCGTTTTCCGTTTGATCAACTCATACGTGGATAAATTTTCTCCTGGAGATCCACGCACTCTACatgattttaaatttacatttctTCAAATCATTTGTTCTCACGAGcattatatatctttcaattTACCAATGATGCAGTCCCGTATTTCACCTAGAGGTAAGAGATTAAAGATTCGGgtaaaattttacgaatatttttaaattttgtaaaataataactttattccTTGCTTAGAAAATACTGAGAAAGAGCCAGAATGTAATGGTATGTTAAGACAATATTCATGTACTCCCATCTTTATTGTGGTTTCTTATTGTAGCCATAGTGAGTGGGAGTAGTATAcagttcttctctttttcatcacCATTAATaagtagataaaaatatttgtcacgattctttcttattgaatagttttattaatcattacatTATGCGTGATAGGTTTTCTGTATTATAATAAGTTTATAAACTGTTCTTCATTAAGCGCATGACacggatatataataatatattagccttatttgaattattcatattatttacagACTTGATGAATGAATACTGTTTATCAGAAGATTTTTGTAAGCATCATTTTTTGGTTGGCTTATTACTCCAAGAAATCAAAATATCTCTCAATGAAATAATGCAAATTCGAAAGGTAGCCATAACTACATTAAGAGATCTCTTGGCTAAGCACGAACTCGATGATAGATATCAAAATAAGGTTTTTAATTGCAACGTTTACTTTGTTCTAATTTCTAATtggatatattgttattattgtcattattaattaaagttgcatatttttaaatgacagGGACAATTGAGCAGGATAGCATCCATTTATATACCATGGTTAGAGATAGTATTGGAAAATTTGGTGCGTTTACAATCTGTACACGACAGTTCTAAAGCGGAAAATAAACACAATGACATAAATCGAATATCAACTAGCAGTTCCTTTTTGGCAACTAAGGATATCGCTAATAGTACTATAACAGCAGGCACTCCCAAGTCCATTCACAGGTCTGATCAGAAGAATCATGTTTGATCAATTgcaaaatgatattatcgttactgttgtcattgttgtactatgatgatgatattacagaataattaattatttatagacTTACGTTAAATTTGGATACGCAATCTCCAATCAGAGCGTCTATACATCTACGAGATTCTACATATTTTGCTGCTATTGCTGGACAAGGTTTGGTCAATGGCTATTCTTGTACCAGTATAGAATCAGATACATCAACAATGTCAGGTGCCTCACAGTCGAATATATCACAAGAAACAGCAATTATTCGCGAGTCTGTAGAAAATGGTATAAGCGATAAAAAAAGGCATTCTCGTTCTTTGAGCGTTACACAGGCTTCGCCCAGATGTGATAAATTACAATCCTCCGAAGTCAAGGATATAttgctttgttttttatttgtgaTCAAATATTTAGGCGATCATCAAGTTATTGCATGGTGGCAACAGTGCAGTGATTCCGAGATATTGAGTTTTTTTACTGTAATTGAGTAAGTCACTTTAATgatctcatttcttttctttctttctttctttctttctttctttctttctctttctttctttctttcttttttttttttcttttcttttctttccttttttctttttcgttacaAGAAATCattcaataaatatctttttctcgttttcctttcttcagAATAAGTCttcatcattttaaatatattggtAAAAGACAAATAGCtgcaaatataacaaataattctgGGAAACCACGTACGGTAAAGGCAATGACATTGCCAGCCAGAATGGCACCACCAGATTTCACGACTGAAAGTCCAACTACTGGTACACTGCAACCACACAATACTGTTACTAGAGAGAATCTCATTGAAAGCGACAGTGGTAAAATGTATCAGGCTTTATTAGAGGCAAATATGGCTACAGAAGTTGGTCTTATAGCACTTGACTGTCTAGGCCTCTTTTGTATTCATTTTAAGGTATAAATTCTTCTATTTATGTATCTGCTTATGTTGTGCATATAATGTTGCatcaattaacaataacaatgatattttatttacttttcgtaTAGGACGCACTTTTAGCAGATGATGGAGAAAATCCAATAATGCAAAAATTGTtcaatatctatctatcctttcTACAAGTCGGTCAATCGGAGACATTGCTACGTCACGTGTTTGCCGGATTTCgagcatttttaaataattattctattgcTCTGTTTCAAGGTTTGCGTCgcatatgttaataataattgtgaataacaattaatttatattccaataaatattttcaggtAATGCTGCGCTTTGTGGGCGATTATGTTATGAATTATTAAGATGTTGCAATAGTAAACTTAGTTCTATTAGACAAGAATCATGTGCTTTATTATATCTGCTTATGAGAAGTAATTTTGAATTTACCAGTAGAAAAGGATTAACGAGAGTGCATTTACAGGTGATATtatgtttgaaaaatatttttcaaattaacaaCATTTATCATACTTTATCcccttttatttatcttttacagGTAATAATCTCGGTTTCACAAATGCTTGGAAATGTTATTGGTTTGAATAATTCAAGATTTCAAGAATCATTGTCATTGATAAATAGTTATGCTTCTTCTGATAAAGTGATGAAGGGTACTGGTTTTCCAGTTGAAGTTAAAGATTTGAATAAAAGAATTCGAACAGTTTTAATGGCAACAGCACAAATGAGGGAACATAACAATGATCCTGAGATGCTTGTCGATTTGCAACATAGTTTGGCCAATTCTTATGCCAGTACACCCGAATTGAGGCATACTTGGCTCGAAACTATGGCTAGAAATCATGCGAGAGATGGAAATTATTCCGAGGTATTTATGTTACTCCAATCGtgttttgtatatacatacctgcgtatatgcaaatatatacTCACACGCACTATACACGAGGCAactataaatgattaataagcATATTCTCCTCCGTAGGCGGCTTGTTGTCAATTACATATTGCAGCATTAATGGcagaatatttgaaattgaaGAAAGTTCATAGATGGGGTGCAGAGGCTTTTGACAATATTTCCGTGAATATTTCTAGAGACGAGCGTAGTCTTAAGCTCGATGCTGGTGAGATTTGTATGTCTTCTTGCACATGTTTGTATtgtatattaaagaaattctataTCGATTTATCTCAAAGTTTTTAGAGCGTGCATTtgataaacgttatattcttttatctaaACATTAATACGCAGGTTTACGTTAATCCTGACAATTTGCATAAAAGAGATTATCTATCTTTGTACGCATTTaacattaattgaaaataatattactatccttTCTACAGGCGTTCAAGATATTCATTACACGGAATATTTATTGCTAGAGCAGTTGGAGCTTTGTGCTGAAATGTTGGAAAAAGCAGAACGTTTTGAGTTACTCGGACATTTGTATCGTTTAATAGTTCCTatgtacgaagaaaaaagaaattatgagGCTTTAGCAAATTGTTATACGCATTTAGCGCAAGCTTGCAATAAAATTGTCGAAGTCACCAAGTCCGGCAAACGGCTCCTTGGGAGATTTTATAGAATTGCATTTTTTGGATCGGTAAGCGTCATTGATTCACCATTTATCCACTTATTActcatttcaataatttattttactccaatagattatttatagaattatttattattctaggCATATTTCGAAGAGGAAAATGGccaagagtatatatataaggaaccTAAAGTGACGTCATTGTCAGAAATTTCAGAACGTCTTCATCATTTATATTCAGAGAAATTTGGTTCGGAAAATGTCAAGATGATAATGGATTCCATACCCGTCAATGTCGCCGAATTAGATTCAAAAATAGCATACATTCAAGTGACTCATGTAACTCCGTACTttgataaaatagaattagaTACTCGTCAAACGGAATTTGAACAAAATCACAATGTATCTTGTTTCATGTTCGAAACTCCATTTACGAAAGATGGACGGGCGAGGGGAAATCCTGAAGATCAATGGAAGAGAAGGACTATTTTAACGAGTACGAGCATAAATTTTTGTCCATATAATGCCAATGAATCATGTTATATACCATACGTAAGGCATATTAAacgttactttttatttatagcaCAATATTCCTTTCCGTACATAAAAAAACGTATATTAGTGATCGAGAAGAGAATAATGGAACTTGGCCCCATCGAAGTAGCTTTAGATGAAATGAGACAACGCGTTCAAGAATTGGAGGATGTGGCTTTAATAGCTCCAACTGATGTAAAAAAACTTCAATTGCGATTACAAGGAAGCATTTGCGTGACAGTAAATGCTGGTCCACTTGCTTATGCCTCTGCATTCTTAGACCCAGCGCTTTCTCCGCAATATCCTGATGATAAAGTTGAAGAGTTAAAGGATGTTTTtaggtaattttattatataagaatatctttttttctcatatcatgtattatgtataataatgtgttatcgtttttctctcttttcttttcctttcttttcttttttttttcttttctcctcttttctttctttttctcttcttctttttccagggaatttgtaaaaatatgttataCAGCCTTGCAGATCAACAGTAAATTAATTACTCCCGATCAGCATGAATATCAGGAAGTATTACGCGAAAATTATCAAAAGCTTTGCCAAAGCTTGTCATCGTTATTGGGTGAACCTATATGGTCGGACGAACAAGTTGGAAGCTTTAAACGTAACAGTGCTGCTCTCTTTAGTGTCATTAGTGGTGCTAATAGTCACACGAGTACAGCCTAAGCCATGAGACTGATGTCTTATGTCTCTTGAAGTCCTTTCTGTAATCGCATTATAaagtatctatataaaataacattatacgtatatacatatatatatatatatatatatatatatatatatatatatatatataatatgaaagaatatatcatattaaatacaatacaataagTATTCACATAGTTTCATTATGCtcgaaatatacatatatacgtacgtacgtacgtacgtacgtacacacacacacacacacacacatgtatcatgatttattaatgattaactTGGCCACTTTTTATACAacagaaattcttttttaaattttacattagatagaaatgtttaaacaaCAATATGTGCGAGGAATCGCGCACCAATATTGCAATGAAACAGTAAAATTAGTGGTATTATTCTGACGAGATTTAAGGCTGACTATGATAAGTTATATCAGCTcattttagaaaagagaagtggctatatttaaatattttatttgtgtcCTTATCATTTAGATTAGCATActcgttaaatatataaaatgcaatCTTTATCTTATTAATGTGTCATTGTCGTACAATTGTTGagttaataactattataccAATGCACTCACTGccacttttttaatatacgtaatatttgTGCATAACGATTTAACTAAGTGTCAATTGTAAATTCACTTTAAGTGTAAAGAGAATGGATCAATTTTTACCATCCATTTTCTATTAGTATGTACTTCCAAAGTGCAAAGtctaactttaataatatgtaatacgtatatacaattatatatatatatatatatatatatatatatatgtatatgtatatatatgtatatatatatatatatatatacacacacacagacacacacacacgtatacatatatagacacacacataagagcttttatttattaagattaaAATAAGATATCTCATACATTGTTAGATACGAGTATATatgaataacgatagtaaaacaGATTATGAAACACGCTGGAAaacatttattcattaatcgtgcaaaaatttatgatttatatgtTTGTACTTCTTGAACGTACAAATTGATTTGTacatgtataatttatttcgtatgcatgcatattgtataaatgagatctttaatataataagtttACGCTCGTattgatataagaaaataatagaaaaagaaggatatatCTAAT from Vespa crabro chromosome 6, iyVesCrab1.2, whole genome shotgun sequence encodes the following:
- the LOC124424562 gene encoding dedicator of cytokinesis protein 9 isoform X4, which gives rise to MSERKFTRGLGKPGMAAQLRETVSQVVRESTVQSKPHLVDPIDFESFVLKNKTLLQNDPQRELLLYPPDDVSQVVLPRRYRAIVPTAQYISDNDEEGGSLLTKECLRSYTSNWNLIHYKYSAYNGSYLDLPKITKADDLKDEVYEIDTEVDQVDEDLIKNNGITKEGYLMKGPEIGSSDRMFAHIGSKSFKRRFCHLRQEVDGTYILEFFKDEKKGEAKLAIVMDFCTEVVRNPKRGRYCFELRMTGTHKSYTLAADNETDMQDWLSKLNSVLQHYKQQEEKRAASLERTCNTPPPSPQPMQVYGTLKGLEQSMNPQLIKYSRETDTSIALARREYRKPLFSLYSNMSRVKAPTGGNSTEHNIDPYKEQFGHRIFIKCETLKFRLQAPIDEKETLCQVEPYQTTLCLFDAKHGRKLTENFYFDVNHEIVQGMIKELSPTSIMTESNENISLPEELKTVPLDWIKHPKQAIFHVSNPHPDIFLVVRIDKILQGNICQTSEPYVRTTKDPRLGLKVHKQVRACCQRLGNYRMPFAWAARPLFRLYSNELDTSPDFPAIYRQEGNKIKDEELLKLLSEYRKPEKLSKLTVIPGWLKIKIEPIIEIPENTLSTSLTPLKPFPIPPVNDPTLEIAEFESTSEKDVHPYTTYVNHLYVYPQTLSFDTQKIFTRARNIACIIELRDDDGENVEPLRCIYGRPGTPLLCVRASCAVLHHNAIPSWYEEIKIRLPTKLHSKHHLLFSFYHISCDMNKKKENGIENCVGYAWAPLLYKGRLNVDMDANVQVLPVATHLPQGYLSIQPLGLGKGVRNAGPDITWIDSQRPIFTVAFQLISTVFTRDPHLYNLFAHAERILDTRPSVMPSDTETCKILKAAHAIQLVTAITFLPTILNQLFTLLTYNIGEEVGLYIIRVLIHIINMIHEAGRKEILQAYIKFVFLSPSQATCNMTVHEQLGKYLPILLQPNNTDFLVINKFMRHSNFFFEIMIKSMAQYLLTTGRIKMHRNERFSKEYHERIKHLLDVIMPYIINKYKEMPVETHELNKSLAQLLKHCLTFMDRGFVFRLINSYVDKFSPGDPRTLHDFKFTFLQIICSHEHYISFNLPMMQSRISPRDLMNEYCLSEDFCKHHFLVGLLLQEIKISLNEIMQIRKVAITTLRDLLAKHELDDRYQNKGQLSRIASIYIPWLEIVLENLVRLQSVHDSSKAENKHNDINRISTSSSFLATKDIANSTITAGTPKSIHRLTLNLDTQSPIRASIHLRDSTYFAAIAGQGLVNGYSCTSIESDTSTMSGASQSNISQETAIIRESVENGISDKKRHSRSLSVTQASPRCDKLQSSEVKDILLCFLFVIKYLGDHQVIAWWQQCSDSEILSFFTVIEISLHHFKYIGKRQIAANITNNSGKPRTVKAMTLPARMAPPDFTTESPTTGTLQPHNTVTRENLIESDSGKMYQALLEANMATEVGLIALDCLGLFCIHFKDALLADDGENPIMQKLFNIYLSFLQVGQSETLLRHVFAGFRAFLNNYSIALFQGNAALCGRLCYELLRCCNSKLSSIRQESCALLYLLMRSNFEFTSRKGLTRVHLQVIISVSQMLGNVIGLNNSRFQESLSLINSYASSDKVMKGTGFPVEVKDLNKRIRTVLMATAQMREHNNDPEMLVDLQHSLANSYASTPELRHTWLETMARNHARDGNYSEAACCQLHIAALMAEYLKLKKVHRWGAEAFDNISVNISRDERSLKLDAGEICVQDIHYTEYLLLEQLELCAEMLEKAERFELLGHLYRLIVPMYEEKRNYEALANCYTHLAQACNKIVEVTKSGKRLLGRFYRIAFFGSAYFEEENGQEYIYKEPKVTSLSEISERLHHLYSEKFGSENVKMIMDSIPVNVAELDSKIAYIQVTHVTPYFDKIELDTRQTEFEQNHNVSCFMFETPFTKDGRARGNPEDQWKRRTILTTQYSFPYIKKRILVIEKRIMELGPIEVALDEMRQRVQELEDVALIAPTDVKKLQLRLQGSICVTVNAGPLAYASAFLDPALSPQYPDDKVEELKDVFREFVKICYTALQINSKLITPDQHEYQEVLRENYQKLCQSLSSLLGEPIWSDEQVGSFKRNSAALFSVISGANSHTSTA